The following proteins come from a genomic window of Pseudomonas sp. Z8(2022):
- a CDS encoding LEA type 2 family protein, with product MFYQAQMIRITSLLMLFGLFSGLTGCSTWMTGGFKDPDVQLIKVDVIKARLLEQEFSLRFRIDNPNGVSLPVRGLNYNVHLNGIQLAEGHSSEWFTVPAHGHHTFDVPVRTNLWRHVRQIVKALEKPDVPIRYSLKGEVKTGMLFGRSVHMARNGEIIPGDFIPE from the coding sequence ATGTTTTATCAGGCGCAAATGATAAGAATTACCAGCCTATTGATGCTTTTCGGCCTGTTTTCGGGCCTGACAGGATGCTCCACCTGGATGACAGGTGGCTTCAAGGACCCGGACGTCCAACTCATCAAAGTTGATGTGATCAAGGCCAGGCTGCTCGAACAGGAGTTCAGCCTGCGCTTTCGGATCGACAATCCCAACGGGGTCAGCCTGCCTGTGCGCGGGCTGAACTATAACGTGCACCTCAACGGCATCCAGCTGGCCGAAGGTCACTCCAGCGAGTGGTTCACGGTGCCCGCTCACGGTCATCACACCTTCGATGTGCCGGTACGTACCAATCTCTGGCGCCATGTGCGGCAGATCGTCAAGGCGCTGGAAAAACCCGATGTACCGATTCGCTACAGCCTCAAGGGAGAAGTGAAAACCGGCATGTTGTTCGGCCGCAGCGTGCACATGGCGCGCAATGGAGAGATAATTCCCGGCGATTTCATCCCCGAATAA
- a CDS encoding SEC-C metal-binding domain-containing protein, translated as MSNEPHVHGPDCNHDHDHHDHGHVHGPHCNHGHQEPVRNALKDVGRNDPCPCGSQKKFKKCHGA; from the coding sequence ATGAGCAACGAACCTCACGTCCACGGCCCCGACTGCAACCATGACCACGATCATCACGATCACGGCCATGTGCACGGCCCGCACTGCAATCACGGCCATCAGGAGCCGGTACGCAACGCGCTGAAGGATGTCGGCCGCAATGACCCATGCCCATGCGGCAGCCAGAAGAAATTCAAGAAATGCCACGGTGCCTGA
- a CDS encoding DUF2489 domain-containing protein has protein sequence MDALPLLLLLTGLLLIAALAAYAWHLWRRVWANQRARDEAQQERQQRIGGDLNILASSLLDEQLPLIEGAIRIKVLLDNFDSTLSNDSRCQVFHTLFEATADVPTHAAWKALDKSQRRRFEKRFNELELQHKAAARTAARWLLDEGLKGSQAIG, from the coding sequence ATGGATGCTCTGCCCCTCCTCCTGCTACTGACCGGCCTGCTGCTGATCGCAGCCCTGGCGGCCTATGCCTGGCACCTGTGGCGCCGGGTGTGGGCCAATCAGCGTGCCCGCGACGAAGCGCAACAGGAGCGCCAGCAGCGCATCGGCGGCGACCTGAACATCCTGGCCAGCAGCCTGCTCGACGAGCAGCTGCCGCTGATCGAGGGCGCCATTCGCATCAAGGTCCTGCTCGACAACTTTGACAGCACCCTGAGCAACGACAGCCGCTGCCAGGTCTTCCATACGCTGTTCGAAGCCACGGCCGACGTGCCCACCCACGCGGCCTGGAAGGCATTGGACAAGTCGCAGCGGCGCCGCTTCGAGAAGCGCTTCAATGAGCTGGAGCTGCAACACAAGGCCGCCGCGCGTACAGCAGCTCGCTGGCTGCTGGATGAAGGGCTGAAGGGGTCTCAGGCGATCGGCTGA
- a CDS encoding penicillin acylase family protein, whose translation MRTLACLTLAASLTGLAGCQSLLNSRYADSVPPTRGVERIQGVAESASVRRNALGMPLIESGTFHDALFTLGYVHAGDRLSQMVGMRLLAQGRLAEMTGPGALEMDRFMRAVNLKKSADILYADASPRLKRFFEVYSRGVNAYLFRYRNRLPMDLAESGYRPEYWKPEDSVLLFCLLNFGLAVNLQEEIAALTLAQQVGTDKLPWLLPIYPDEPLPFVEAEKLAGLDLKGQLPGLQAISRTAAQIAEQHMLGVAASNNWAIAPQRSRGGMSLLANDTHLPLSMPSLWNFVQIRSPKYQAAGVSLAGVPAVVAGYNGKLAWGMTMVMGDNQDIYLERIRREGSRLMYQADGKWLPVTERQETFFIRGQRPIRETLYETRNGPLLNSVVGERKHMLQPLPLQSGYGLALKTTQFERDKSLDAFFDLSRAQSVDQAFEATREIRAMPLNIVFADAQHIGWQVTGRYPNRREGRGLLPSPGWDERYAWDGFADPMLHPYDQDPPQGWLGTANERSVPPGYGMQLSSSWYYPERAERIAELAGTGRHDGRSMIAMQYDQTSPFVAKLQAMLNDPAMHDPLRQAIAALPAGQRERADEALKRLLAFDGKLTASSADAAIYGAFLHESARQIFLDELGPERSPAWQALVETANTSYSAQADHLLGRVDSPFWDDIRTPEQEDKPTILARSLAASIELLEKRLGTERRNWQWGKLHTYEWVTDTTRMAPYMSASQRTSINALKGYLDRGPYAAGGDHSTLNVSAYAWGQDFNTFLIPAMRIVVDFSADEPLIGVNSSGQSGNPASPHYADGIESWLKGGYMSFPFKSENLDKVYGNQRLLLMPGK comes from the coding sequence ATGCGCACGCTGGCCTGCCTGACTCTCGCTGCCTCCCTGACCGGCCTCGCCGGCTGTCAGTCCCTGCTCAACAGCCGTTACGCCGACAGCGTGCCACCTACCCGTGGCGTCGAACGCATTCAGGGCGTGGCTGAAAGCGCATCGGTAAGGCGCAATGCGCTTGGCATGCCGCTGATCGAGTCGGGCACCTTCCACGACGCCCTGTTCACCCTGGGTTATGTGCATGCCGGTGATCGTCTCAGTCAGATGGTCGGCATGCGCCTGTTGGCCCAGGGTCGTCTGGCGGAGATGACCGGTCCGGGCGCACTGGAAATGGACCGGTTCATGCGCGCGGTCAATCTGAAGAAGAGCGCGGACATTCTCTACGCCGACGCCTCGCCCCGCCTGAAACGCTTCTTCGAAGTGTATTCGCGCGGTGTCAACGCCTACCTGTTCCGCTACCGCAATCGCCTGCCGATGGACCTGGCCGAATCCGGCTACCGTCCCGAATACTGGAAACCCGAGGATTCGGTTCTGCTGTTCTGCCTGCTGAATTTCGGCCTCGCGGTGAACCTGCAGGAAGAGATCGCTGCGCTGACCCTGGCCCAGCAGGTGGGCACCGACAAACTGCCCTGGCTGCTGCCGATCTACCCGGACGAACCACTGCCCTTCGTCGAAGCAGAGAAGCTCGCTGGGCTCGACCTCAAGGGGCAGTTGCCAGGCCTGCAGGCGATTTCCCGTACGGCGGCGCAGATCGCCGAACAGCACATGCTCGGCGTCGCCGCCTCGAACAACTGGGCTATCGCACCGCAGCGCAGCCGTGGCGGCATGAGTCTGCTGGCCAACGACACCCATCTGCCACTGAGCATGCCGTCGCTGTGGAATTTCGTACAGATCCGCTCGCCCAAGTACCAGGCTGCCGGTGTCTCCCTCGCAGGCGTACCGGCGGTGGTGGCCGGCTACAACGGCAAGCTGGCCTGGGGCATGACCATGGTCATGGGCGATAACCAGGACATCTATCTCGAACGCATCAGACGCGAGGGCAGCCGCCTGATGTACCAGGCCGACGGCAAGTGGCTGCCGGTCACGGAGCGTCAGGAAACCTTCTTCATCCGCGGCCAGCGCCCGATCCGCGAAACGCTGTACGAGACCCGCAACGGCCCGCTGCTGAATTCGGTGGTCGGCGAACGCAAGCACATGCTGCAACCTCTACCGTTGCAGAGTGGTTACGGCCTGGCGCTGAAGACCACGCAGTTCGAGCGTGATAAGAGCCTCGACGCCTTCTTCGATCTGTCGCGCGCACAATCGGTGGATCAGGCCTTCGAGGCGACTCGCGAGATCCGCGCCATGCCGCTCAACATCGTATTCGCCGATGCCCAGCACATCGGCTGGCAGGTTACCGGCCGCTACCCGAATCGGCGCGAAGGACGCGGCCTGCTGCCTTCCCCAGGCTGGGACGAGCGCTACGCCTGGGACGGCTTCGCCGATCCGATGCTGCATCCCTACGACCAGGACCCGCCGCAAGGCTGGCTGGGCACCGCCAACGAACGCAGCGTGCCGCCAGGTTACGGCATGCAGCTGTCCAGCTCCTGGTATTACCCGGAGCGCGCTGAGCGTATTGCCGAACTGGCCGGCACCGGCCGACACGATGGCCGCAGCATGATCGCCATGCAGTACGACCAGACCTCTCCTTTCGTAGCCAAGCTGCAGGCCATGCTCAACGACCCGGCCATGCATGACCCGCTGCGCCAGGCCATAGCTGCTCTGCCCGCCGGCCAGCGCGAGCGTGCAGACGAAGCCCTGAAGCGTCTGCTCGCCTTCGACGGCAAGCTCACAGCCAGCTCGGCCGACGCCGCCATTTACGGCGCCTTCCTGCATGAAAGCGCGCGACAGATCTTCCTCGACGAACTCGGCCCGGAACGCAGCCCGGCCTGGCAAGCCCTGGTGGAAACCGCCAATACCTCGTACTCCGCGCAGGCCGATCACCTGCTCGGTCGTGTCGACAGTCCGTTCTGGGACGACATCCGCACCCCAGAGCAGGAAGACAAGCCGACCATCCTGGCGCGCAGCCTGGCCGCCAGCATCGAGCTGCTGGAAAAGCGCCTGGGTACGGAGCGTCGCAACTGGCAGTGGGGCAAGCTGCATACCTACGAATGGGTGACCGACACCACTCGCATGGCGCCCTACATGAGCGCCAGCCAGCGCACCAGCATCAACGCCCTGAAAGGCTATCTGGATCGCGGCCCCTATGCGGCCGGCGGCGACCACAGCACGCTGAACGTCTCGGCTTACGCCTGGGGCCAGGATTTCAATACCTTCCTGATCCCGGCAATGCGCATCGTGGTGGACTTCTCCGCCGACGAACCGCTGATCGGCGTCAACAGCTCAGGCCAATCGGGCAATCCAGCCAGCCCGCACTATGCCGACGGCATCGAGTCCTGGCTCAAGGGCGGCTATATGAGTTTCCCGTTCAAGTCGGAAAACCTGGACAAGGTCTATGGCAACCAGCGCCTGCTGCTGATGCCAGGCAAATGA
- a CDS encoding NUDIX hydrolase: MSSVEVLAGVDIVALRLSEEGILQVLLLRRQREPFMGQRALPGVLVNGRCADASLDASAARALADKARLQPQYLEQVTTVGNGVRDPRGWSLSICYLALLAPDVVPQDENLEFVELAAVTSGQQALPFDHAHLVRLAVERLRGKSVYSSLPLYLLAPRFTVTEALAAFQACLGEPVQHTTLRGRLERMKTQGWIGETGEKNYPKMGRPQNLLEHRPLAAEVFVFDRNLLA, from the coding sequence ATGAGTTCAGTGGAGGTGCTGGCCGGGGTGGATATCGTCGCCCTGCGTCTGAGTGAAGAGGGGATATTGCAGGTGCTGCTGCTGCGCCGGCAGCGCGAACCCTTCATGGGCCAACGGGCGCTGCCGGGCGTGCTGGTCAACGGTCGTTGCGCCGATGCCAGCCTGGATGCCTCCGCCGCTCGTGCTCTGGCGGACAAGGCGCGCCTGCAACCGCAATATCTGGAGCAGGTGACAACTGTGGGCAATGGAGTACGTGATCCGCGTGGCTGGTCGCTGAGTATCTGCTACCTGGCGCTGCTGGCGCCTGACGTTGTGCCGCAGGATGAAAACCTGGAGTTTGTCGAGTTGGCCGCTGTGACTTCCGGGCAGCAGGCATTGCCATTCGACCATGCGCATCTGGTGCGCCTGGCGGTCGAGCGTCTGCGTGGCAAGTCGGTGTACAGCTCGCTGCCGCTGTATCTGCTGGCTCCACGCTTTACCGTGACCGAAGCGTTGGCGGCATTCCAGGCCTGCCTGGGCGAGCCGGTACAGCACACCACCCTGCGGGGGCGGTTGGAGCGGATGAAGACCCAGGGCTGGATCGGCGAGACTGGCGAGAAGAACTACCCGAAGATGGGAAGGCCGCAGAATCTGCTGGAGCATCGGCCTTTGGCGGCCGAAGTGTTCGTTTTCGACCGCAATCTGCTGGCCTGA
- a CDS encoding nicotinamidase gives MKYVVIPSATRRRTMKIASFDVDAQKGFTPLCPNELPVPEGDTIAPALNLLAARAQLRVGSKDAHSPQAAWVVADHTQMLQPLALANADLTWVSHCVPGTPGFELLDGLPAPLDYDYFVWKGVEPDLHPYGACYHDLAEKRSTGVIEFLRQNGVDLVLVGGLALDYCVKTTALQLRRAGFEVIVYLPACRAIASETAETACLIMGEHGITLVASLEQLDRVLAKENLR, from the coding sequence ATGAAATATGTAGTCATTCCAAGCGCAACAAGGAGGCGCACCATGAAGATCGCAAGCTTCGACGTCGACGCCCAGAAAGGCTTTACGCCGCTTTGCCCCAATGAACTGCCCGTACCCGAGGGCGATACCATCGCCCCAGCACTGAATCTGCTGGCAGCCCGTGCTCAGCTGCGCGTTGGCAGCAAGGACGCCCACAGCCCGCAGGCGGCCTGGGTGGTAGCCGACCACACGCAGATGCTGCAACCGCTGGCGCTGGCCAATGCCGATCTGACCTGGGTCAGCCACTGCGTACCCGGCACGCCCGGCTTCGAACTGCTCGACGGTCTGCCCGCCCCGCTGGACTACGACTATTTCGTATGGAAGGGCGTGGAACCGGACCTGCACCCCTATGGCGCCTGCTACCACGATCTGGCCGAGAAGCGCAGCACGGGCGTGATCGAATTTCTTCGGCAAAATGGCGTCGACCTAGTATTGGTCGGCGGCCTGGCACTGGACTACTGCGTCAAGACCACCGCCCTGCAACTGCGCCGCGCCGGCTTCGAGGTGATCGTGTATCTGCCAGCCTGCCGGGCCATCGCCAGCGAAACCGCCGAAACTGCCTGTCTCATCATGGGCGAGCACGGCATCACTCTTGTCGCCAGCCTAGAACAGCTGGACCGCGTCTTAGCCAAGGAGAACCTGCGATGA
- the pncB gene encoding nicotinate phosphoribosyltransferase, translating to MSESIFAERTVQNLLDTDFYKLTMMQAVLHNYPNAEVEWEFRCRSSEDLTPYLAEIRYQIERLSELSLSVDQLAFLERIPFLKPDFIRFLSLFRFNLRYVHTSIEDGQLSIRLRGPWLHVILFEVPLLAVVSEVRNRYRYREVLLEQAAERLYEKLDWLKAEATPRELAGFQLADFGTRRRFSYRVQEQAVHILKRDFPGRFVGTSNVHLAREFDLKPIGTMAHEWLMAHQQLGPRLIDSQIAALDCWVREYRGLLGIALTDCITMDAFLADFDLYFAKLFDGLRHDSGDPLVWAEKAIAHYEKLGIDPMSKTLVFSDGLDLPKSLQLYRALSGRIHVSFGVGTNLTCDIPGVEPMNIVIKMIACNGQPVAKISDTPGKTQCRDENFVHYLKHVFRVTQ from the coding sequence ATGAGCGAAAGCATCTTCGCCGAACGCACCGTGCAGAACCTGCTGGATACCGATTTCTACAAGCTGACCATGATGCAGGCGGTACTGCACAACTACCCCAACGCCGAGGTGGAATGGGAGTTTCGCTGCCGCAGCAGCGAGGACCTGACGCCTTACCTGGCCGAGATCCGCTACCAGATCGAACGCCTGAGCGAACTCAGCCTGAGCGTCGATCAGCTGGCCTTTCTCGAACGCATCCCCTTCCTCAAACCGGACTTCATTCGTTTCCTCAGCCTGTTCCGCTTCAACCTGCGCTACGTGCACACCAGCATCGAGGACGGCCAGTTGAGCATCCGCCTGCGCGGCCCCTGGTTGCACGTGATTCTCTTCGAAGTGCCGCTGCTGGCTGTGGTCAGCGAGGTACGCAACCGCTATCGCTACCGCGAAGTGCTGCTGGAGCAGGCCGCCGAACGCCTGTACGAAAAGCTCGACTGGCTCAAGGCTGAGGCGACGCCACGCGAACTGGCCGGTTTTCAGCTTGCCGACTTCGGCACCCGTCGTCGCTTCTCCTACCGCGTGCAGGAACAGGCGGTGCACATCCTCAAGCGCGACTTTCCCGGGCGATTCGTCGGTACCAGCAATGTGCACCTGGCGCGTGAGTTCGACCTCAAGCCCATCGGTACCATGGCCCACGAATGGCTGATGGCACACCAGCAGCTCGGCCCGCGTCTGATCGACAGCCAGATCGCCGCGCTCGACTGCTGGGTGCGCGAATACCGTGGCCTGCTCGGCATCGCCCTGACCGACTGCATCACCATGGATGCCTTCCTGGCCGACTTCGACCTGTACTTCGCCAAGCTGTTCGACGGCCTGCGCCACGATTCCGGCGACCCGCTGGTATGGGCGGAAAAGGCCATCGCCCACTACGAGAAACTCGGCATCGACCCGATGAGCAAGACCCTGGTGTTCTCCGACGGGCTCGACCTGCCCAAGTCGCTACAGCTCTACCGTGCACTTTCCGGGCGAATCCACGTAAGCTTCGGAGTCGGCACCAACCTGACCTGCGACATCCCTGGCGTCGAGCCGATGAACATCGTGATCAAGATGATCGCCTGCAACGGTCAACCGGTAGCCAAGATTTCCGACACCCCCGGCAAAACCCAGTGCCGCGACGAGAACTTCGTCCATTACCTGAAACACGTCTTTCGCGTGACCCAGTGA